The following are from one region of the Pseudomonas putida genome:
- a CDS encoding ribonucleotide-diphosphate reductase subunit beta, with the protein MLSWDEFDKEDGEVAAKGNTPAQAAAAATLDKLDSAGGAAALEARAATADDSDAVKRAKAALNDLDIAEGLAELEGSGARVRVDEKRMINCRADLNQLVPFKYDWAWQKYLDGCANHWMPQEVNMTADIALWKSMDGLTEDERRIVMRNLGFFSTADSLVANNLALAVYRLITNPECRQYILRQAFEEAIHTHAYQYCIESLGMDEGEIFNMYHEIPSVAKKAAWGLKYTRAISDPEFNTGTVETDKELLRNLIAYYCVLEGIFFYCGFTQILSMGRRNKMTGVAEQFQYILRDESMHLNFGIDVINQIKIENPHLWDAAMKEEATQMILQGTQLEIEYARDTMPRGVLGMNAAMMEDYLKFIANRRLTQIGLKEEYPGTTNPFPWMSEIMDLKKEKNFFETRVIEYQTGGALSWD; encoded by the coding sequence ATGCTGAGCTGGGACGAATTCGACAAGGAAGACGGCGAAGTAGCCGCCAAAGGCAACACCCCTGCGCAGGCTGCTGCCGCCGCTACCCTCGACAAGCTCGACAGCGCCGGTGGTGCCGCCGCCCTGGAAGCCCGTGCCGCCACCGCCGACGACTCCGACGCGGTCAAGCGTGCCAAGGCTGCCCTGAACGACCTCGACATCGCCGAAGGCCTGGCCGAGCTGGAAGGCTCCGGCGCCCGCGTGCGTGTTGACGAAAAGCGCATGATCAACTGCCGCGCCGACCTCAACCAGCTGGTACCGTTCAAGTACGACTGGGCGTGGCAGAAGTACCTGGACGGCTGCGCCAACCACTGGATGCCGCAAGAGGTCAACATGACCGCCGACATCGCCCTGTGGAAGAGCATGGACGGCCTGACCGAAGACGAGCGCCGCATCGTCATGCGCAACCTCGGCTTCTTCTCCACCGCCGACTCGCTGGTCGCCAACAACCTGGCCCTGGCCGTGTACCGCCTGATCACCAACCCGGAGTGCCGCCAGTACATCCTGCGCCAGGCCTTCGAGGAGGCGATCCACACCCACGCCTACCAGTACTGCATCGAGTCGCTGGGCATGGATGAAGGCGAGATCTTCAACATGTACCACGAGATCCCGTCGGTCGCGAAGAAAGCCGCCTGGGGGCTGAAGTACACCCGCGCCATCTCCGACCCGGAATTCAACACCGGCACCGTCGAAACCGACAAGGAGCTGCTGCGCAACCTGATCGCCTACTACTGCGTACTGGAAGGCATCTTCTTCTACTGCGGCTTCACCCAGATCCTGTCCATGGGCCGCCGCAACAAGATGACCGGCGTGGCCGAGCAGTTCCAGTACATCCTGCGTGACGAGTCGATGCACCTGAACTTCGGTATCGACGTGATCAACCAGATCAAGATCGAGAACCCGCACCTGTGGGACGCGGCGATGAAGGAAGAAGCGACCCAGATGATCCTGCAAGGGACCCAGCTGGAGATCGAATATGCCCGTGACACCATGCCACGCGGCGTGCTGGGCATGAACGCAGCGATGATGGAGGACTACCTCAAGTTCATCGCCAACCGTCGCCTGACCCAGATTGGCCTGAAGGAAGAGTACCCAGGGACTACCAACCCGTTCCCGTGGATGAGCGAGATCATGGACTTGAAGAAAGAGAAGAACTTCTTCGAGACGCGAGTGATCGAGTATCAGACTGGTGGGGCATTGAGCTGGGATTGA
- a CDS encoding LysR family transcriptional regulator, whose amino-acid sequence MDQIHLMKVFVAVGELESFAAAARRLDISPAAVTRAVSALEEQLGVKLLLRTTRSVRLTEAGGRYLEDTRLILASIHEANEAAAGINATPKGDLAVTAPILFGKKYVMPCIVRYLQQYPEVDVSAYFLDRIVNMVEEGMDVAVRIGPLPDSGLKALRVGRVRRMLCASPGYLARHGVPKHPSDLAGHVVIGTPNLSPRAGWRFGVTDEPTLVRMKPRLTVTSNDGAIAAASGGLGIARLLSYQVADELASGQLQVILAEYEEAPWPIHVLHRESKYGSSKVRAFIDMLAQDLRAQQLD is encoded by the coding sequence ATGGACCAGATCCACCTGATGAAGGTGTTCGTCGCCGTAGGCGAACTGGAAAGCTTCGCCGCCGCTGCCCGCCGTCTGGACATCTCCCCGGCCGCAGTCACTCGCGCGGTAAGCGCCCTGGAAGAGCAGCTTGGGGTCAAGTTGCTGCTGCGCACCACCCGCAGCGTGCGCCTGACCGAAGCCGGTGGCCGCTACCTGGAAGACACCCGGCTTATTCTCGCCAGTATTCACGAGGCCAACGAAGCGGCTGCCGGCATCAACGCCACACCCAAAGGCGACCTGGCCGTCACCGCGCCGATCCTGTTTGGCAAGAAGTACGTCATGCCGTGCATCGTCCGCTACCTGCAGCAGTACCCCGAGGTTGACGTTTCCGCCTACTTCCTCGATCGCATCGTGAACATGGTCGAGGAGGGCATGGACGTGGCCGTACGCATCGGTCCCTTGCCCGACTCTGGCCTGAAAGCGCTACGGGTCGGCAGGGTGCGGCGCATGTTGTGTGCATCCCCTGGCTACCTGGCGCGTCATGGCGTGCCGAAGCACCCGTCGGACCTCGCGGGCCATGTGGTGATCGGCACGCCCAACCTGTCGCCGCGAGCCGGCTGGCGCTTCGGGGTGACCGATGAGCCGACCCTGGTGCGCATGAAACCCCGCCTGACGGTGACCAGCAATGACGGGGCCATAGCGGCCGCTAGCGGCGGACTGGGGATTGCCCGCCTGCTGTCGTATCAGGTGGCGGATGAACTGGCCAGCGGGCAGTTGCAGGTGATCCTGGCCGAGTATGAAGAGGCGCCCTGGCCGATTCATGTCTTGCACCGGGAGAGCAAATACGGCTCGTCCAAGGTCAGGGCCTTTATCGACATGCTGGCGCAGGATTTGCGGGCCCAGCAGCTGGATTGA